In the Bacilli bacterium genome, TACGATGCATCGTCTACCGCATCGTCAAAATCCCATGTAAAGTCCCCGCCATCTTGGCGTCCGGCCTCCGACGTAACAATTTGTATAACATTGTTTACGTCATCGACATCAGATGCGCTTACTCCGGTATCCACGCCGGAATTGGTATCAAAGTTATTGTAAGTTGTTCCGCCCACCAAAGTTTTGTAAGTACTTGGAACTGTTTCATTTCTGGATGAAGCCAGATACGCGTCAAACGAGCTTGCATCAGCCGGAGCCGTTCCCGCATCGGAATTTGCATAAATCAGGCTTGCGGCGTCAACAACAATATTATTGTATGCCTTAATCATGCCTCCATCTTCTCCGGAGAACGTTCCTTCCCCTAAAGCGTCGGTGCCTTGCAGGGAACTCATCATCGGATCTTTGGTATGTCTGAAATAATTGGATTCCACAAAAGCCGAGCTTCCCGTTGTAACGCCAACGCCGTATTTTGCGACACCATCATAGAAATTATTGTACACATGAATAGTTCCCGTTCTGATACGCGGATGACGAGAATCCGAGTGATCAAACCAGTTATGATGGAAGGTGGCAAAGAATTCTGAAGATTCGCTCAAACCGACCAACGCGGCTTTCCCGGAATCCCAGTAGTGATTGTAAGATATTGTGGTGTATGTTGTGCCTTTTTTTAGGTCGGTTGAACCGTCACCTTTTACTTGGTCGGCATCAGAGCCCGCGGTTCCATAGAAGAAGTCATTATGATGCACCCAAATGTTAACATTGCCCGTATCCATGGAAATGGCGTCATCCGGGAATAACATAAAGCCCAAGTTTCTTACTTCGACATTGCCGCAATATCTTAGGAGCATTCCCCATCCATAAGCGGTGGCGTCATCTCCGATGCCTTCCAGTGTGATATTCATTTCGGCATAATTGTTATGTCCTTTCACCTGGAGCCCTTCATTGCTGTAAAGTTGTCCGCTCATGTCATCTGCCGTGATTTGTCCGATAAATCTGATGGCAAGCGGCGTTGTATCATAGCCTTTTTGGCGCAGGTTCAGAATTTCACCCAAACCGACTGCGGTCTGTTTACCGCCTGAGCTATTGATGATCACATCAAGCGATACGGTTTGCGCGGTGTCAGGTGTTACGTAAATGACTTCTGCGCCTGGCTTGAGTGTTCCGTCATCATTATAGGCGCCGGAACCTGTGCCGTAAGGAGAGTCACTTGAAAAAGCAAAACCGGATCTGTCAAAGGCCGCAACAGACAGCGCACCTGTGACAGCGCTTACTTTTGAACCGTCTGAAAGGTTCGCTTCAATTTTCATTACATAACTGCCGGCGGCAAGCCCTACAGCGTCTGCTCTCCAATAGGAAGGGTATCTGCGGATTAATTCAGTGTCAATTTGCACATATTGGGAATCCGCTGCCCCGGCGGGTTTAACATATACGTTATACCCTATCGCATTGCTAACCGGCGACCATTCCGCAAACGCCGATTCAAACCAGCCGCCGCTTTGTGTAACGGAAAGACTGGCGGCATATGCTGTGTTAAGTGCAGATCTACTTGTGAAAAACCCGCTGACTATTAAAGACAATGCAAGATAATACAAAAACGACATGCTCATTACTTTGGAAATTCCTTTTTTCATAAACATCCTCCTTTGTTTCGGTTTTAGGCGAATTGAGTGGCAGCCTTTCTGCAACTCCGTTTCATCTCCTTATGTCCTTCCGGCTCCCTACTGATATATTAACGATCCGCTTTCAAATCATCATTTTAAAAATTCGAGAATTTTTTAGAAAAATCAGACCATTCGCGTTTCCTTTACATTCGCCATCCATTGCTGAATGCAGCCATATGTGCTCCGTATTCACGCGCAATGCTTCTCGGTCTTTTTTTATTGCTTTCGGCAAAAAATATCTCTATATTCGTGATGAGGGCTTGTTGGAATTGGCAAACCATTGGATCACATTTTGAGGGGGATTGCGAAAAATGACTGTCCATATCGCCGCGAACAAAGGTGACATTGCCCCGAACGTGCTGCTTCCGGGCGATCCGTTGCGCGCGAAATATATCGCGGAAAACTTTCTGGAAGGTGCTGTCTGCTACAATCAAGTGCGAGGGATGCTCGGTTACACCGGAAATTATAACGGAAAACGCGTGTCGGTCCAGGGCACCGGCATGGGCATGCCTTCCGCCAGCATTTATATCCACGAGCTCATCAACGAATATAACGCGCAAAAACTGATTCGCGTAGGGACCTGCGGGGCGATCAAACACGGCGTGCAGTTGCGGGATGTCATTATCGCCCAGGCGGCTTGCACAGATTCGGCGATGTACCGCAACATTGCGGAAGGCATCAGCTT is a window encoding:
- a CDS encoding pectate lyase, translating into MKKGISKVMSMSFLYYLALSLIVSGFFTSRSALNTAYAASLSVTQSGGWFESAFAEWSPVSNAIGYNVYVKPAGAADSQYVQIDTELIRRYPSYWRADAVGLAAGSYVMKIEANLSDGSKVSAVTGALSVAAFDRSGFAFSSDSPYGTGSGAYNDDGTLKPGAEVIYVTPDTAQTVSLDVIINSSGGKQTAVGLGEILNLRQKGYDTTPLAIRFIGQITADDMSGQLYSNEGLQVKGHNNYAEMNITLEGIGDDATAYGWGMLLRYCGNVEVRNLGFMLFPDDAISMDTGNVNIWVHHNDFFYGTAGSDADQVKGDGSTDLKKGTTYTTISYNHYWDSGKAALVGLSESSEFFATFHHNWFDHSDSRHPRIRTGTIHVYNNFYDGVAKYGVGVTTGSSAFVESNYFRHTKDPMMSSLQGTDALGEGTFSGEDGGMIKAYNNIVVDAASLIYANSDAGTAPADASSFDAYLASSRNETVPSTYKTLVGGTTYNNFDTNSGVDTGVSASDVDDVNNVIQIVTSEAGRQDGGDFTWDFDDAVDDASYSVNSALMSSIRSYTSSLVSIGGNSTGGGGGTPTPTATPTPTPTPTAPPAGEYVQNFTTDGLTSDFFTIQGNLSTSKGTVVYNGLTLTQCLKIESSTIISFTTATNSTLTMVFNTPDGTKIKVDGTSYAMTDGIVSVSLALGAHTITKDDVTNLYYMVVDTEGTATPTPTPTPTPTPTPTATPTPTPTPSEQHIHNFTTDGLTSDFFDIEGNLSTTKGTVIYDGLTLTQCLKIESITRIDFTTTVSSTLTLVFNTPDGTKIKIDGTSYAMTNGIVSVSLAPGAHTITKDDVTNLYYMKLE
- the deoD gene encoding purine-nucleoside phosphorylase encodes the protein MTVHIAANKGDIAPNVLLPGDPLRAKYIAENFLEGAVCYNQVRGMLGYTGNYNGKRVSVQGTGMGMPSASIYIHELINEYNAQKLIRVGTCGAIKHGVQLRDVIIAQAACTDSAMYRNIAEGISFAPIGSFNLIKKAYEIGINDGMRLHVGNVFSSDIFYSDSTDYLQKLDRFGVLAVEMETAALYTLAAKYQVEGLSILTVSDHVFTGEQTTAEERQSTFNQMIEVALKTIVAT